A region of Lycium barbarum isolate Lr01 chromosome 1, ASM1917538v2, whole genome shotgun sequence DNA encodes the following proteins:
- the LOC132633327 gene encoding uncharacterized protein LOC132633327, with the protein MEEEGQVVIRSSTGEEPITQYKVCKLNVVPKEIFVKFRKEVEGYRVGVNLEFHTAPYKEDLARLVIKPLAPNQRWKFTYDPWHREVRLLSKKIPITKFLNFQVGVGHRFQLLATGWKWKLNTYFGGDGISSVRNKTSVRFIPGVNFRFGWKADYVLPEVIGDLGTGEPLFNMNCGQLQASLDKVEAIFSN; encoded by the exons ATGGAGGAGGAAGGGCAAGTGGTTATAAGATCTAGTACTGGAGAAGAACCCATAACACAGTATAAGGTTTGCAAGCTCAATGTAGTGCCTAAGGAGATTTTTGTCAAGTTCAGAAAAGAAGTTGAGGGTTATCGAGTTGGTGTTAACTTGGAG TTTCACACAGCCCCATACAAAGAAGATCTGGCTAGGCTTGTTATAAAACCTTTAGCCCCTAATCAAAGATGGAAGTTCACATATGACCCCTGGCATCGTGAAGTTCGCCTTCTTTCCAAGAAAATCCCAATAACAAAATTTCTGAATTTTCAG GTTGGAGTAGGCCATCGCTTTCAGTTGCTTGCAACTGGTTGGAAATGGAAGCTCAATACTTATTTCGGTGGAGATGGTATCTCCAGCGTCCGAAATAAAACATCAGTTAGATTTATTCCTGGTGTGAATTTTCGTTTTGGATGGAAAGCAGATTATGTTCTTCCAGAAGTTATTGG GGATTTAGGCACTGGTGAGCCATTGTTCAATATGAACTGTGGACAACTACAAGCGTCGCTGGATAAAGTGGAGGCCATCTTTTCTAATTAA